Proteins encoded by one window of Sphaerodactylus townsendi isolate TG3544 linkage group LG04, MPM_Stown_v2.3, whole genome shotgun sequence:
- the SAP18 gene encoding histone deacetylase complex subunit SAP18 — translation MAVESRVTQEEIKKEPEKPIDREKTCPLLLRVFTTNNGRHHRMDEFARGNVPSSELQIYTWMDATLKELTSLVKEVYPEARKKGTHFNFAIVFTDLKRPGYRVKEIGSTMSGRKGTDDSMTLQSQKFQIGDYLDIAITPPNRAPPPSGRMRPY, via the exons ATGGCGGTGGAGTCTCGCGTTACTCAGGAGGAGATTAAGAAAGAACCCGAGAAGCCCATCGATCGGGAGAAG ACCTGCCCTCTCTTATTGAGAGTCTTCACGACCAACAATGGACGACACCACCGCATGGATGAGTTTGCCCGAGGAAATGTACCCTCCAGTGAGCTGCAGATCTATACCTG gaTGGATGCAACTCTAAAAGAGCTGACCAGTTTAGTGAAAGAAGTCTACCCAGAAGCACGGAAGAAGGGCACTCATTTCAACTTTGCAATAGTTTTCACAGACCTTAAAAGGCCTGGTTACAG GGTGAAGGAGATCGGCAGTACGATGTCAGGCAGGAAGGGCACAGATGATTCCATGACCCTGCAGTCTCAGAAATTCCAGATAGGCGACTACTTGGACATAGCAATTACACCTCCAAATCGAGCACCACCTCCATCAGGTCGCATGAGACCTTACTGA